The DNA segment GGTTCATTCCCCGCAGTCTCCTCCGGCAAGGCCTGAGGTTCCGGAAATATATCCTGCATCTCCGGAGGAAGCTTGCCGCTCTCGACCGCAGGATCAGGCGCATCTTTTTCGTCGACGGCATCTTCTGCTTCTTCTGACTCAACATCCCCAGGTTCTGATCCTGCGTCGCTTTTCAGCTCGCTCTCCGGGGCACTGAACTCCGGCTCCCATTCGTCCGGATGCTGTTCCGACAACTCCGGCTGCGCCGCCTCCCGCATTTCGTGCGGATCTGTCGATTCTGGCTGCGACGATGCGTGCTCAGGCTGCATCGGTTCGGCCGGCTCTGGCCACTGCTGCCGGGACGCCTGCTGGTCAGGCTGCTGTTGGGGCGGCTGTGGCTGTGGTTGCTGGGGTTGCGGTGGCACCTGGGGCGGCATCTGGGGTTGCGGCTGCGGTGGCGCCTGGGGCGGCATCTGGGCCTGAGGCGGCGGTTCCCACGCCGGCGACGGCTGAGGCGGCGGGGCCTGAGGCTGCGGGACCGGCGGCGGCGCGGCACTCTGCATCGGCGCAGCCTGCGCTGGCGGCTGCTGATACGACTGCGGCTGCGGTGGCATCTGTGGTGGGGGATACTGCGGCGGGTACGGCGACACCGGTCGCTGCGGCGGCGCTGTGACATCGGGTTTGCTGTCCGATGCCGCCGTCTTGCCGTCATCCGCGGCAGTACCTGCTGCATCATCCGCGTCGGCGTCCTGACCGAGTCCGGCATCGGCAGCGGCAGCATCCTCCAACAGCTCCATCAGGCTCCCGGGACGGTCCTCCGCTGCTGTTGATTCATCATCCAGGTCTTCTGCAGCCGGTTGCGGAGCACCACCGCCCGAGGAATCCCCGGATACCGGGGATCCGGCATAGGCAGGCATCCCTGCCTCGGCATATTCCTCGACCCACTCCTGAGGCGGCTCGTCGATCTCTTCATCCGCCTCGTCTGCTGCCTCCGGTGCTTCAATATCAAAGTCTTCGTTCAGAAAGTTCTGCTCGAAATCCAGAATCGGCACCGCATCATCGGCTTCCAGATTCTCTCCGTACTCGGCCTCCAGCTCCTGTGCCTGTGCTGGTCGCTCTCCCGACAGGGCGGCCAGGCGCCCAAGCTTCTCGATATTGCGCTGCCATGACTCTGCCAGTTCATCCTGGAAAGACGACACGATATCCTCGTACAGATCCAGGCTTTCATTCAGTGCCGAGATATCATCAGGATTGGCCCGATTCCCCTGCAGGCTGATCAGCTCCTCGGCTGCCGACATGGCGCGTTCCTTGTTGCCGCGCTGCGACTCGAATCGTGCCAGCAGCGACAAGAGATAGGCATCGCCGGGATATCGCTTCAGCTGCTGTTCGATGTGTGAGATCGCCTCTTCCAGTTTGTCCTGGGCAGCCAGTATTTCACCCAGCAGACCGTGGGCCTGCATATCATCCGGATGCTGCGCAAGATAGCCCTGAATCCGTTGTCGAGCCTCGGTGTAGCGCTGGAGCTCCAGCTCTATGCGGGCGAATTCCAGCTGGAACTCCCCTGTCGCTGCCCCCTGTTTCTCCAGGATCCGGATACAGTCAGCCGACTCGTCATTCAGGCCGAGGCGAAAGGCCACCTTGGCCAGCAGCTGCAAGGCCGCAATGTGCTCATCCTCGAGCTCCAGCAGCTCGCGCAGCTGGGTACGCGCCTCTTCGTAGTGCTCCAGACGGTTCAGCAGATCAGCCAGCTGGTATCGCAGGTCGGTGTTCTGAGGACTGAGCGCTGACAGCTTGCGCAGCTCCTCCAGATACCCCCTCCCGTCGGTGCGGGCCAGAACCTGCCCCAGATTGGCAGCAGCCTTGCGATACGATGGATCCCTGCGCAGAGATCGTCGCAGATACTCACCTGCCTCTTCATACTTGCCCAGATGAGAGAGGATGCTGGCGATGTTGTTCAGCGCCCGCGGATTCTCGGACTCGATCGACAGTATTTCTTCAAATACCCGCTGTGCTTCCTCGTACTCCTCCAGCCGCTGCAGCACGATCCCCAGATTGTTCAGCGCATCCACCCAGCCGGGACGTGAGCGCAGGGCACGCACAAACGAATCACGCGCATCCTCCAGACGGCCAAGTTCCAACTGGGATATACCCAGATTATAGCGCAGGGTCGGATGGTTCTCGTCATGCTCCAGTCCTGCCTCAAGCATCCGGACCGCTTCCGGATGCTGTCCGCTGTGCTCATAGAGCGTCCCGAGATTATTGTAGGCCATTACAAATCCGGGATCGCGATGGATAGCATCGGAATAGGCAGCACGCGCCGCATCAATATCCCCGGAACGCTTCAGAATGTTCCCGAGGTTATACAGGATATCCGCACGCTCCGGCGCAAACGACAGCGCTGTACGGGCAAGCTCCAGGGCATGCTCAAGCCTGTCCTGGTGGCGATAGAGCACCGCCAGATTGTTGTACCCCTCTGCATTCTCCGGCTGCAGCTTGATAGCCGTGCGAAACGAGTTCTCTGCCTTTTCAAACGCACGCTGCTGGGTATAGATCGTGCCCAGCATCATGTGAGCGTGCCATGAATACGGATACTCCTCTACCAGCTCCAGTGACAATCGCTCGGCAGCATCGTAATCCTGCAGGGTGAACGCCCGCAATGCACGGGCACGCTTTTCTTCGCTCTTCATGGTCAATCCGCCTGTTCAACTCGTGCCGGCCGTACGCGCACCTCGCGACTGAAGCCGCTTTCCAGTCCCTGATCATTGCGGTCGTAGGACACAACCGTGATGTAGTATAATACATCCGGCTCAAGGCCTGCCAACACTACCCTCGTGTCGAGCCCGACATCAACCGGGCTGTCTCCGGCATCCGCGCCGGTGCCAAAGTAACCACCGGGCTCTGTGCCGTAATACACCAGGTACCCGCCTACGGTTTCATCGTACACCCGATTCCATTCCACCTGGATATTTCCTGCCTCGGTTTCGGCACGGACACCGGCAGGAGGGATGGGCGGCGGCATCGGCCGATGCCGTACCACTGCCTGTCGTACCGACGGTGACCGCCCTTCGCCATCCGGCAGCAGATCAAATCTGAGCTGCACAAAGCGGGCAGCCGGTTGCCCGGGGATCCGACCATCACCCGGCAACTCCTGCCAGGCAGCGTCAATCTCGCCATCGGTCCGCAATCGGTGGCCGGCACGGTACTGAACCCGCACCGCGGTGTCGCCCGGGGTTTCAGTCTCCGCCTGAATTTGCTCCAGTCGTCGGCGCGAATCTCCCAGGTCGATCGGTGCGGTAACAGCATAGCCGGGGGTACGCCCTGCCGTCGAAGGCGGCGATTCCTGCGTGGACTGCTGACTGATATACAGATCATCCAGCAATCCGACAAACCGGCGCCCGACCTGTACACGCCTGCCGGACAGCTCACCGATCATCAATGGAAATCCGCCCCCGTCCTCGCGTCCGGCGGCAGTTACCCACGCCAGGTCATGCAGCACCCCGTCTACCAGGTACTCCAGCAATCCGTTCTCGGCGCTGTACCGGACCAGGTGATGCGACCAGCGGCGCGGCAGCAGCCCCTGGTAGCCTGCCAGTTCGACACTGACCGGTTCCAGCTCATCACTCAGAAACATATTGTCAAAGGAGATCTGCAGCCGGCGGTTGCGGACTGAAATGCGGAGTTCCTGCAGCAGATTGCGTTCACCGCTGCGATGCATACCCTGCCAGTGCAGCACCTCCTCGCCGTCCTGCAGCCGGGGAGAATACAGCCAGAATGAAATAGTAAACCCGTGGGAATGGCTGCCCGGGGTAAACAGATCGGCACCCTGATTGGAAAGGATTACCGGCTCGCCCTGAAAGGCTCCTGCAGCCCCCCCATGACGGAACTCGCTGCGGCTGAGGTGCTCCAACCCACGCTCCACCGCAAACCGCCCGCTTTCATCGACCAGCGGCAGCGAATCAAACCTCAGCAGCAGCTGGGTGTGGGCATCGGGCTGAATCCTCGGCTGCATCAGCTCAAGCCGCCCGGTGGCGGCGCTCTCTTCCACCCCGGAGGTGCGGGCAAACCCGCCCCAGCCGGCCGCAGCACCGATTTCAACCGTGTCCCGGGCCGCCAGGTGAAGAATTACCGAGAAAAATAGGCACAGTATGGTGACGTTTCGTTTCATCTCTTGGTATTGTTTATCGGCACGTATGGCTGAATCACAAGCATTTGATCGAGAAACACTTCGCGAAAGCATTGCCTCATTCCCGCTCCTTCCCGGGGTCTATATCATGCGGAACCGGGAGGACACCATCCTGTATGTCGGCAAGGCCAAACAGCTGCGCAACCGGGTACGCTCCTACTTTTCCCACAGCGGTCAGCATATCAAGACCGCTGTTCTGATGAAACACGTCCGACGGATCGAATACATCGTAACCAGCACCGAGCACGAGGCGCTGCTGCTGGAGAACAGCCTGATAAAACAGCACCAGCCACGCTACAACATCAACCTGAAAGACAGCAAAAGCTACCCCGTGATCCGCATCACCAACGAGGACTTTCCTCGGGTGTTCCGTACCCGGCGGATCGTACAGGACGGCAGCGAGTACTTTGGCCCCTTCCCCAATGTCCACGCAATCGACCTGTATCTTGAGCTGATCGAGAAACTCTATCCACTGCGAAAATGCCGCGGCGCGGTGCGAAACAGACCCAAACCATGTTTGTACTACCATATCGGGCGCTGCGCCGGCGTCTGTGCCGGCAAGACCGACAAATCAGCCTACGCAGACCGGGTGGCACAGATCCGTCGACTGCTGAACGGCGATACGGCAATGGTCAGCCGGGAGCTCCAGCATCGCATGGAAAACGCCGCTCAAGAGCTGCGCTTCGAGGAAGCCGCCTGGTGCCGGGATGTACTGAACGCGGTGGACGAGCTCAACAGTCGCCAGTCAGTCGTCGATTTTGATCCAGAGACCCGTGATTATATCGCCCTGCATCGCAACAATGAGCTGTGTGTCTTCACGGTCTTCCAGATGCGCGGCGGTAAACTGCTGGGTAGCGAGAGCTTCCGATCGCGCTCGGTAGAGGATGATCGCGATGCGGTTGCCGAATTTCTTGGCAGATACTATACCACCCTGAAACAGCCGCCACGCCGCATTTTCTGCCAGATGCTGCTGGACTCCGGGATCGCCACAGAGCTGCTGATGCCTGCCCGCCCCGACGATGCCACGTATGCCCCTGACACCGCTGAAGCCGCCGCTTCTCCTGCCGCTAATGACGCTGATGCGTATGCCGCAAATGACGCAGCCGAACCCGGACCGGCGTACGGGCCGCAGCCCGGTCAACTTTCCCCTCCCCTCAGCCCGGAACTCCTGATCCCGACCGCGAAACGGGATTCCGCTATCATGAACATGGCAACGGAGAATGCCCGCCAGGAACTTGCCACCTGGATGCGCAGTGAGGGTGATATCCAGGCACTGCAGGAACTGGCTGCGGTGCTTGACCTGCCAGCTCCACCGCTGCGGATCGAGGGATTCGATATCGCCCAGCTGCATGGCAAGCATACCGTGGCCGCCATGGTCAGCTTCAGTCGCGGGGCTCCCGACAAGTCCCGGTATCGCCGATACCATATCCGGACAACCGCCGGCAAGATCGATGATTACGCCGCGATGCGGGAGGTAGTAGCCCGGCGCTACACCCGCCTGGCCAACGAAGAGCTGCCAATGCCGGATCTCATCCTGATTGATGGGGGCCGCGGGCAGGTAAATGCTGCCCGACAGGTCCTGCGCGCACTGGATCTTGAGCGTATCCCGGTGGTTGGCCTGGCAAAGCAGTTCGAGGAACTCATTCTGCCGGAACAGCCCGAACCGCTGCGCCTGCCGGACGGCTCACCCCCACTGCGCATCCTTCAGTATGTCCGCGACGAGGCCCACCGTTTTTCAACCGGGTTCAACCAGCTGCTGCGCGGCAAGGACATCGGCCTGAACATCCTGGAGAGTGTTGACGGGATCGGCCCGCAGAAGAGTCAGAAACTGCTCAAGACCTTTGGCTCCCTGCGCGGGATTGCTGCCGCCGAGCCGGCGGATCTGCAAAACTGTGTCGGGATTCGCGAGTCGGCAGCACTGCAGCTCAAGCTGCTGGCTGGCGAGGCGGTTGAACATACCGAAGCTACGTCAGACGATACACAAACAGGGTCATAAGGTGATGATGTATCCCGCTGCGGTCGGAGCGCAGGGCACCATCAGCCTCCGCTGTCAGGCGGAGCCGCTCCTGGAGCTCGGGCAGTGAAAAGGCCCGTGCCGCACGCAGCATCTGCTCCTGGTTGCGCTTACCGCGGATCTTGAGCTCGGCCCAGACATCTGCGGGGGCCTGCCCGCGCTGCAGCCGTTCCTTGGCAGACAGCAAGCGCCGCAGCTGCCAAGAAACACCGGCAACGATCTGGAAGGGTTTCATATCCTGGAGCTCCAGCAGGGTGTGGAGAATTTCCAGGGAATGCTCACGATCACGCTGCCCGATTGCCCGGAACAGGGTAAAAACCGACTCCTGCTTGCTGTGGAACAGGAAGGCATCAACGCCCTCCTCGGTAATTACCGAGTCACGGGGAAAAAGCGACAGCAGCAGATCACAGGCCGATCGCATCTGATCCGTGGTGTTCTCGATTGTCTCCAGCAGCAGCAGCAGGGCATCCTGCTCGATGCGGCGCCCGTGGTCGCGCAGATACCGCTGTATGAACTGTTCCTTCTGGTTTTCAAACAGTTCCCAGAAAATCTTTACCTGACTCTTGGGTACCGCACCTTCAACCTTGCGTGATACCTTGGTCTCGGCAGACAGCAGTACCAGGGTTCCCTCCGGCGACGGGGATTTGGCATACCGGGCCAACAGTGCCAGATCATCCTGGGACTTGATCGACTCGGCACCGTAAAACAGTAACAGCTGATGCGGATTAAACAGTGATCCGTTGCGCAGCAGGGTCACCGCATCGCCAATGCTTTGCTCACCAGCATACATGGTGACCCGGTCCGGGGCCTGACCCAGACGCTTTGTCAGTCCGGCCTGAAGGGCCTGCAGATATTCCTGTTTCTTGCCGTCCTCCGGCCCCAGCAGCAGATGCAGTGCCGACATTCAGCTATAACTCCGGAGAATGTGAGCCAGCTTCCCCAGAACACGCACATCCTGGGTATAGATTGGCGGGTACTGGGGATTGGCAGACTTGAGCATGATACGATTGGTTTCCTTGTAGAAATGCTTGAGTGTAGCAGCGTCATCCAGTAATGCCACCACAATGTCGCCGTTGCGGGCCGTCGACTGCTGCTGCACCACGGCGACATCCCCGCTGTGAATACCGGCATCGATCATACTGTCGCCACGCACACGCAGTGCAAAGAACCTGCCGCGACCCAGCATCGATGCCGGCAGCGACAGCATGGTCT comes from the Spirochaeta africana DSM 8902 genome and includes:
- a CDS encoding tetratricopeptide repeat protein, with the translated sequence MKSEEKRARALRAFTLQDYDAAERLSLELVEEYPYSWHAHMMLGTIYTQQRAFEKAENSFRTAIKLQPENAEGYNNLAVLYRHQDRLEHALELARTALSFAPERADILYNLGNILKRSGDIDAARAAYSDAIHRDPGFVMAYNNLGTLYEHSGQHPEAVRMLEAGLEHDENHPTLRYNLGISQLELGRLEDARDSFVRALRSRPGWVDALNNLGIVLQRLEEYEEAQRVFEEILSIESENPRALNNIASILSHLGKYEEAGEYLRRSLRRDPSYRKAAANLGQVLARTDGRGYLEELRKLSALSPQNTDLRYQLADLLNRLEHYEEARTQLRELLELEDEHIAALQLLAKVAFRLGLNDESADCIRILEKQGAATGEFQLEFARIELELQRYTEARQRIQGYLAQHPDDMQAHGLLGEILAAQDKLEEAISHIEQQLKRYPGDAYLLSLLARFESQRGNKERAMSAAEELISLQGNRANPDDISALNESLDLYEDIVSSFQDELAESWQRNIEKLGRLAALSGERPAQAQELEAEYGENLEADDAVPILDFEQNFLNEDFDIEAPEAADEADEEIDEPPQEWVEEYAEAGMPAYAGSPVSGDSSGGGAPQPAAEDLDDESTAAEDRPGSLMELLEDAAAADAGLGQDADADDAAGTAADDGKTAASDSKPDVTAPPQRPVSPYPPQYPPPQMPPQPQSYQQPPAQAAPMQSAAPPPVPQPQAPPPQPSPAWEPPPQAQMPPQAPPQPQPQMPPQVPPQPQQPQPQPPQQQPDQQASRQQWPEPAEPMQPEHASSQPESTDPHEMREAAQPELSEQHPDEWEPEFSAPESELKSDAGSEPGDVESEEAEDAVDEKDAPDPAVESGKLPPEMQDIFPEPQALPEETAGNEPEEAEWSDGSADETMEEMPEDVASSAPDDSPFADDDWLMDDTEAAAAAAAHVPQYPEEESSTGSLEYESPGSASDVPPFSQDAQPASPEPAPDSGAASPGVPQARMLEYLMNLTDALPQDKHRAFIESDVPLKIESVRNRLLGKPGLRQAMQGTRFTPVDPEQPVSGVKKPHVSTKSLAETFKFIQDMSVSYPDHRIGEALGARVRRILERIESAGRDT
- a CDS encoding LamG-like jellyroll fold domain-containing protein, whose product is MKRNVTILCLFFSVILHLAARDTVEIGAAAGWGGFARTSGVEESAATGRLELMQPRIQPDAHTQLLLRFDSLPLVDESGRFAVERGLEHLSRSEFRHGGAAGAFQGEPVILSNQGADLFTPGSHSHGFTISFWLYSPRLQDGEEVLHWQGMHRSGERNLLQELRISVRNRRLQISFDNMFLSDELEPVSVELAGYQGLLPRRWSHHLVRYSAENGLLEYLVDGVLHDLAWVTAAGREDGGGFPLMIGELSGRRVQVGRRFVGLLDDLYISQQSTQESPPSTAGRTPGYAVTAPIDLGDSRRRLEQIQAETETPGDTAVRVQYRAGHRLRTDGEIDAAWQELPGDGRIPGQPAARFVQLRFDLLPDGEGRSPSVRQAVVRHRPMPPPIPPAGVRAETEAGNIQVEWNRVYDETVGGYLVYYGTEPGGYFGTGADAGDSPVDVGLDTRVVLAGLEPDVLYYITVVSYDRNDQGLESGFSREVRVRPARVEQAD
- the uvrC gene encoding excinuclease ABC subunit UvrC codes for the protein MAESQAFDRETLRESIASFPLLPGVYIMRNREDTILYVGKAKQLRNRVRSYFSHSGQHIKTAVLMKHVRRIEYIVTSTEHEALLLENSLIKQHQPRYNINLKDSKSYPVIRITNEDFPRVFRTRRIVQDGSEYFGPFPNVHAIDLYLELIEKLYPLRKCRGAVRNRPKPCLYYHIGRCAGVCAGKTDKSAYADRVAQIRRLLNGDTAMVSRELQHRMENAAQELRFEEAAWCRDVLNAVDELNSRQSVVDFDPETRDYIALHRNNELCVFTVFQMRGGKLLGSESFRSRSVEDDRDAVAEFLGRYYTTLKQPPRRIFCQMLLDSGIATELLMPARPDDATYAPDTAEAAASPAANDADAYAANDAAEPGPAYGPQPGQLSPPLSPELLIPTAKRDSAIMNMATENARQELATWMRSEGDIQALQELAAVLDLPAPPLRIEGFDIAQLHGKHTVAAMVSFSRGAPDKSRYRRYHIRTTAGKIDDYAAMREVVARRYTRLANEELPMPDLILIDGGRGQVNAARQVLRALDLERIPVVGLAKQFEELILPEQPEPLRLPDGSPPLRILQYVRDEAHRFSTGFNQLLRGKDIGLNILESVDGIGPQKSQKLLKTFGSLRGIAAAEPADLQNCVGIRESAALQLKLLAGEAVEHTEATSDDTQTGS
- the holA gene encoding DNA polymerase III subunit delta, with protein sequence MSALHLLLGPEDGKKQEYLQALQAGLTKRLGQAPDRVTMYAGEQSIGDAVTLLRNGSLFNPHQLLLFYGAESIKSQDDLALLARYAKSPSPEGTLVLLSAETKVSRKVEGAVPKSQVKIFWELFENQKEQFIQRYLRDHGRRIEQDALLLLLETIENTTDQMRSACDLLLSLFPRDSVITEEGVDAFLFHSKQESVFTLFRAIGQRDREHSLEILHTLLELQDMKPFQIVAGVSWQLRRLLSAKERLQRGQAPADVWAELKIRGKRNQEQMLRAARAFSLPELQERLRLTAEADGALRSDRSGIHHHLMTLFVYRLT
- the lexA gene encoding transcriptional repressor LexA — protein: MQELTRRQQEVFACIEAFIASHSYPPTMREVAEALSISVKAAYDHIDSLQRKGWVRRAAHQSRSLELLVKREPEQTAPEVIEVPLLGDVAAGKPLLAEENCETMLSLPASMLGRGRFFALRVRGDSMIDAGIHSGDVAVVQQQSTARNGDIVVALLDDAATLKHFYKETNRIMLKSANPQYPPIYTQDVRVLGKLAHILRSYS